The Cydia pomonella isolate Wapato2018A chromosome 13, ilCydPomo1, whole genome shotgun sequence genome segment tactGGGCCCCTTTGGTTTGGATACCAATAGAGAGTTGTTTTAAGGGatgataaataattttacgAACTTGTTTGATAAGCTGATAAGGTCCGTTACTATCGTGGCTACTCGCTCGTCATTCTCCAGCTCCCCTCCAGACTCGAGGACAGCCCCGTCCTCTGTAAGCACCAGGTAACCGATTTGGTCTGGAATTTTGTCCATTATAGCTGGAACATTACACAAATTACTTATTCGATCACATTAATTGATGTGGTAGGACGCCGTTTTTGGAAATTacgatttaattttaaaactcactttttacaaatttttgaCAGTGGATTGGACAGGAAGACACTTTTTTTCCTTTAGGGAACGTTCCAATTctacaataatactttaaagtCATTTAACCATACCAAAAAAAcctacataaaaaatactttgaaactTATGTATGACAAATAGTAGTTAAATTTATGACCCTGTATGTTGTGTTTTCAGTGGAATGTAATCGTTATAACATGTTTATAAACTGCTTGGTTACttccatagatggtaggatcgtacataatattgtacctCTATGTCTCATTATCTCAACTTGTCTACTATATTTGTTTTGGAACGTAACGTTAGTCTATTCGAGATGTATAATTTACTGCTCCTATACACaaacatttacaataaataagtgCACTAGGAAACTCTCCTTTGTCCATTGCTAgagatttaaaaacaaaactttgaCATTTTTCATAGTATGACGTTATTCAATTTCGATTCAATACGCGATACTTACGCGAAATTATAGAGAAATTTTCTGGAAATAGGAaatagtgtttttatttattgccttGGACATATTAAGAAAATTACCATTTATTAATACAGGTGaggataaatatatatttcattctAACACTCCGTCTATcgcttattttatttgtttcactTTTATTATGATGCGTGCGCTTAATTGATAATCAGCAGAAAACTAAAGTTACATTTGTTTGTTCTATTTCAAGGATTTAAATTACCATTAGTTAGTAGCATAAATGAAGACATATGTCTCGTAACTAATAGACCTTCAAACGTTCCTTAGGTAGGTTtcataatataaacatattgtgcCATTGGTAATATCGACGTTATTGCACAACAACAGCAGGTTTATCATATGATAACATTTTACATTGTCATGATAAAAGCATTTGTTTTTGATTTGTTTGAAAATAGCTGATTCTTAATCATTTCTATTTTCTGTATATGTGTAGTATTAATGTTACTCTGTTACCAAATtgttaagtacctatgtattcTCTGAATTCAGCACTAATTACCTGTATCTGTGTTAGTTCATGTTTTAAGTAGTGTAAAAatgaagatatattttaattttgaaacattgTCATATAATACTTAGTGGACTTCCTAGCGGTTAGGcagtaaaaatgttaaatactttaaattaataGTTACCATGGACAAATGATAGACTTTGTAACAGAAAGTCTGATTAGATATGGTAGTTCTTCAGTCATCAGCAGAGGCTGGATTTTTTGTGCCATTTTTTAACTATCAGAGTGAGTTCTCATTTTCCAACTTCAGATACACATGTATTGTTACAATATAGAACAAATAAAAGTTTAGGTAAATAGATCGAGAAGGTAAaaaatagagaggtaaagtatAAGAAAAACACATGCCCCTTAATTTgatatccaaaacagatggAGCTGTTTTGCGGTCATTGAATTGTACACTTACAACAAaagtcaacttttgacagtcagagttaccgcaaaatgtatggagctgtacagcgccaccttgtttacctgtcaaattcgaagcacgaaattgtcttagattttacacatcttactcaatcaatgtatctttggtaaTACACAAGTAATGAAATAGGTGTACGTAGAAAAATACTGAGAAGTATTCATGTCAAATCGAAAATTGAAATTGTTCTACACATATATCCGGCTTATACAGATTCAGATGTTTTATAGATAAAAGgcaaattttacaagtcaataaataaatgatatatagAACACAACTtattaaataagattaaaaGTAGCAGGTGGCCTTATCACTATCTATTCCAGGTAACTTTAGAAAAATTTAAAGTGTGAAATAGGATGTGCaatgaaagcaataaaaaattaatagttaACAATATCACATTCAATCACTTCAGTTTTTTTCAGTCATATATCCATTTGTATGTGGAAAAAAACACTATGttggcatatatatatatatatatatatatatatatatataatttaggtGGATTTGATCAATAACACCACATATATTCTGTTTTATCagtctattataaataaataaatatttatttggtgtCTCCtttttatcacaaaatattGTGCAGGTTCAAAATGTTGAGGTTTCGGCCAAAGTTGGGAAGTGAGCGCAACAGTGAGTGGCGCTGCTGTTTCTGCCTCCATGTCCGCACAGGAACCATTCTTCTTGGAACATGGCACTTGGTAAGTTTTAATATATAGATGGTACACTATAAACAACAATGGGAGGATggttaatataattaatatacagggggttgattattataattaatatacaggaaaatattacatattataataatatgcacATAAAGCAATTAATAATTCCTAAATCCCACTATGAAACCTTTTTTTCTTATTGTCGCAATCTATCTGTGTCTGCAATGTGATTAATTGATGGGTCTAATTGGGGTTTTCAGATTGTACAAGTAAATTGGGTCTTTAAAGGACTCTTGAAAGCTATTTTGGCTTGTTTTCCACTCCTTTTCACCATCACCATCCCAGTATTCTCATAGCTTGCTATAGAGAAACCTGTAGCCCACTCGGCAACGTGATCCCAAAAATTGTACCACAACaaagtttttacaaaataactgCCGTCTTACCTTCCCACCCTAGAGGCTACTAGGCCTTCATGTGAGGCAAATTACCTCACAACTTTGTTTACTTAAATTCCACCATAACAGTGTTGTGGTTCCCACACACCACCCTGAAATGCGAGCGATTTTGTTCAGATGCTGCACCTAGTCGCGCTTGGTTTCTTGGCGGCCGTGGTGCGCGACCCGCGGCTGCTGGACGAGCTGGAGAGTGACTCCAACCCTATGCCCACGCCGCTGTCCAATGTCGACAACCGCCCTGGCACCTACATGCAGTCCCGGGATCACAATCACAGCATTATTTACCGTGAGTGTGGTTTTTAACATTTCATGTAATATATGACCAGGACAGATATGCCACtctaaaaaagataaaaaaaatttgactcGTGAGCAAGGATGCTCTTATCTTAGCGTTTATACCGGCTGCATGTTTATATTGCTACTGCTTGAGCCCAGGCCAAAAATTAGAAAGTGGTTTACGACTTTTTCTCCTCCACTTATTTGTACcactattttatttgtaataatttctggattactcattttctgtttatttatcATTGCCACTATTGTATATTTTGTTAGAACAGCTGAATGTGTTCTTGCGTCTCTTATATTGAATCGTCATTCaattattatattcaataaTATCAGCTAGCACTGTTTATACTCAACAAACCAGGTGAAATGTTTTGCGTAAAAACGACTGAACTATTAAtgcaaaatgaaaaaatataccttgtattttaagttttgtatgcATGCTTTTACTAAACAATAATTTGAACTGAATTATTTAGTCAGCTCTCCTAATTATATGCATAACTTAACACTATGGTAAGCTCATTGGATTGGGCAAATTAAAGGGGTAGCAACTAGCCCATATTGAGGGATTAATTAAGCAATGTGAAATGTGCCTACTACACTAacctttagttttaagtttgtttgtGTTATTTTCACATAATACTAACAACTATGAAGCCTGAtcttcgaaataaagatattttattatttatttattatttataattaatttttttgataattttgttCCAACgtattctaaataaattatcttGAAGGACACAGTTTaatcgttatttttttatatgtttttttttaatactacgtcggtggcaaacaagcatacggcctgcctgatggtaagcagtctccgtagcctatgtacacctgcaactccagaggagttacatgcgcgttgccgaccctaacgggtttttttttttcttcacagACGAAAAAAGAACTACACATATTCTAAagatgtaatataaatataatggaGCATGTCTATATCATTAAACTGTGTCATGTCTAGTTGTTTTTGTAGTAGCCATTAGATAATAAGATAAGATTGTAATTTGAccaaaatacaatatattatcGTCTGTATATCATGGTCAAAACGTAATGTATTTATACAACGTGGCTTTTTGTTGAAAGGGGCATAATAGGATacagtgcgaaaaataggaaatccgaaacgagtggcgataaattaaaacacgaccgaagggagtgttttaaatcgacacgagttgcgaattacctattcgcacatgtatcgtacaacgttttacagtacatatggccctttaaatgttcgacacagtaacgtaatatgctaattttcgcactagtgctataaagtagcaccatatgtactgtaaaatatcattTGTTGTGCTTTCGTTGCGCGGCTCTGGTTTAACTAGTAATTGTGCACTAGAATTCACTGGAGGATATAGAtatcggtgaactggttacaaTGGACATGGTTATCGTTTAACCAGTTACGTACTTGTGCACTACGTACTACGTAATGTGAACATCGGTGCATGACACTTTATTATCAAATTGATTTCATGTTACAgaaaatttaactttaaattttgGTTTGCCtaaacttttcatacatttgatgtAGAAAGCATACCAGAACTTtatatgaatgaaattaataaataatgtacgtAAACATAACACAACTGGTTAAGTTCGTTGTTTAACCAGTGACTTGTTCAATAGATGATCTGGATGTCGGTGCACTGGTTACAGTGTGCACGCTCGCCATTACGCTCATGCTGATCTACGGAGCGTCGCGCGGCAAGCCGGCCCACCTACTGCCTTTCTTCTGCCTGCAGATATTCGACTTCGCCATCACTGTGTAAGTCCCTTGGTCACTAAATGTGGATGTCGGGCACTTGTTGTATTGTGAGCTTGCTCCATCTTAGCTATCAATGAGTATATCATGTTTTCATGTTGAAATAGTGGCAGATGAGAATCatctgatagtaagcagttaTCGGTCAGCATAGTCTATGCGTTTTCAGAGGTATGATATGCGCATTCCGAAGGCATTTACATGTAATGATCTTTTCACTTCACTTgctcgtaaaattgacatttaagtcgCCTGTAAGCGACATAAAGTTGCTTATTATGCTGtagagcataaagtaaaatcatccCTTATTAGCCGCGTTCAcactgagcgagcatacgcggTATTTTACGTGAGGAAATTTATTTCAATAGcagatttatttaaaacatgtttaaaaaagAACTGATATGAagaattttttgtttaatagtacattacgatacaagtgcgaaaaataggaaattcgaaacgagtggcgataaattaaaacacgaccgaagggagtgttttaaatcgacacgagttgcgaattacctattcgcacatgtatcgtacaacgttttacagtacatatggccctttaaatgttcgacacagtaacataatatgctacttctcgcactagtgctataaagtagccccatatgtactgtaaaatattattcgatatttacctGTCATGGCAAGCAGgaaaattgtgtttattaacTAAGCGCatagaattatatttaaatttggaattatAGCTAAATTACGACTCGAAGTCAATCATTGTCGAATCAATTAGGAATTATGAAGTCACATAATGTAGACGCATTATTAGCTTGGTtgttaattacctacttaaagaCATACAAATGATCGATTGAAATGACGTTGGCGTATTATAATCCCTGTATAAAtatgcaagtatatatatatatatatatacacacacacataatatatatatattatgtgtaatttatttttttcacttcaatGGCCCACGCCGAAAAGTTCACCGAGTGTTAGCTCtactataaatcaaatcaaatcaaaataccTTTATTGCCAAAACATGATGATACAAAGAAAAGCAATACAAACAATACATAAAGTCTAGGTTAGGTATGTACTAACTTATTGTCTAATCTAATTGGTAATCAAAATTAACAAGACATGTTGGCTGTGGGTACCAAGCTCAGCATATGCTAGACTGGCGTCCAGCGCTAATTACCTAGATACCTAACTATTTTTACAAATAggcattttcatttattaactAGCAACTTGTAGGTACCATATAGTTGAAGTAGTACGTAATATTAGGACTACATGTACTAGGTAACTAGGTGGtctaatatttttgagcatCAAGAATAGTAACGATTTGATGACGATTGTATCTCTTCGAGAACATATTCAGTCTTCATTTTGCTCCTTCGTCTAAATATAAATGACCTTGGTGGTCCGATTGTTTACCCTTAATTGCTGCTATTGCGTTGAGTAATTACTGACACGGGAACGAATATATCATCGTTAAACCCGTACTTTGTACGTACCAATATACTTGCTGATAAATTTAAGTTAACTGGTGCAGTCAAAATCATAAACGTGTATAGTTCTGGCAGCTGTCCGACCAACAACGATAAAGCGGGAAACGATAGACTATTTTATCGTGCAAGAAACGTAGATAAGTGTTGATGAATATTCTGCGTGAAAAATAAAGATCCACATCTTGCCTAATCCTTTGTTGCCGACTGTTTACACTTGCGTACTTTTACTAGGAGAAAACAATCGCCCGCGAAGAAAAAAATACGATCATCCCCATTCAATTCCCGCTGATCGCCGCCGATCGAGCATCTATCAATAGTACCTACTCATGTAAACTCGCAAAATCCTACAAGATCATAGCATGTCTTTCGACTACGACTATATTCCATAAAAACAATCCTTTAACAACGTTTAACCATGAACATCGCATAAGGCATTGACTCCACACTTGTATGACTTCTTTATGCGTTTGCGTGGTAGGTATTTAATCTGCGATAAATATTTTCCCACTGCAACAACCTTCACCTTGCAATAAAAAGGAAACAGCTTATTAGGTAAACTACTTAATGACATGAAGCATGATGACCTCTCAAAAGATGCCGCATTGTGAAGCGTGCGTACCTATATGGCGACAACGACCTATGGTCTCCGCTCACCACTATACATAATGTTACGTATACAAACTAAGTTCGttaagtatgtttatttttaataggaaTCTCAACCACAAACCAGACAAGAAATTGTTAAAAGCTATCCTACCACCTATTTCATTTTTACCAGGTATCACCTTAACGCTCAAGATACGATTCATAAATTTCTTAACGAACCCTGAGACCACTACGCCCTACGCAAACCCGATTTTGAAGGAACAAAAATGAGCTCATGTACATTTTTTGCGGTTAGTGAATTGCTTTGACCTAAATGCTGATAATTCAAAAGCGCACCTGCGAGCATTGAGTGcgagttattttataaataaaatctattatttattttatttaaaaatttgattcaagcaacaaggcccatattacaaataccttatagactaacatacatacttacctatacattttataaaattacaactaaaaacTATTTAggcctaaataaaatatatgcctGCACCTCATCTTTTAGGAGGTAATCTATGTGAGAAACGTACGTATAGTGGCAAGGTCACCACGACATGCtagaacgtttttttttttcgtcgaATTCACTAGAACATCGCGTGAGccattatgaaaacaatatAACGTGCATTTTGGATTTCACGCTTTTTCTATTAATTCGTGATACTTACCCGAACATTTTCTCCGCCGCTTGAGAAATCTTACAGAATCGATTAagcttttataatattaaccAAGTTTCTCAAATCAAATACAGTTTTATGTTTCAAAGTTAATAAGCTGATTCCTAATTTGTGATAGTTTTCCAGCAATCATGAAATCATCAAATTTACAGTATAAGTAGGTAGGAAAAGGGGCCGAGCTAAATGCGAACACAGGTAAAAAGGAGGCGTCATAGTTCTACACAATCCTGTATCGAAAAAACGAATCGGAGTTGCAATCGCTCACTGGCCAAGTGGCCACAGTAACACTAATATCTAAGGCAGATTGTACACTTGTTTACCACGTGTACAACCTGCCTCCGACgttgttttacagtacaaatatatttacattgaagtcggttattatgcatttattatataatagttaTGCCAGTTATAGTCAATTGGGTGAGTATGGTCGTAGTAATTGCGGAATATCATTAGGCAAACTCAATACAGCGAGTATACCGTCATGTAAAACAAGTAGgaggataatattttttttttttttataaatattataggacattattacacaaattgactaagtcccacagtaagctcaataaggcttgcgttgagggtacttacaaggaagggaacccaactgtccgactccgatttgattcattttgatatatgttatagagtagtctataataacggacacgtatttttttttagctgcccaaactcaacctattgggagaaattgtcctccaaagtactaaaaagttactaaatcttctaactcctatagaaagtgatgctcaagcaacttgctagttaatggcttgtttgagtatatgtttgagagcaggaaaaaataatgtacacgtgttttgttatatctgcttaaactcaagttttccttaatgtcgatttttttaggaaaaaatgagttttagccgatataacaaaacacgtgctcattattatttgctgctttcaaacatatgaaatgaaatgaaatcgtttatttcggaCATAATTATCCATAGTTTTgcttaaatataatgaataatttataatctaataatttacttaatataaataaaatctacattaaaataattaattaaataacttaaattaaatcaaattaaattaaattaaattaaattaaagtaaatcaaatcaaattaaatcaaattaaattaaattaaattaaattaaattaaaattattatttggtcTCACATGCATGGACATCCAGTGGGTGATCATAGGACTGTCCATCTTCTCGGCGACCACCTTTAATAGAGTGTTAGGGCTGCCCTGCACGCGCGCCCACAGGGACGCCACGCGCATGCGCAGCACGGCGTGGAAGCCGTCCGTGCCGCTgtcggcgaacatgcccgacgcgctgcagcgccagggcagCCCCAGCAGTCCTCGAAAGGCATTGTTGTATTGGACCCGCAGAGCACTAAACGTCCTATTGGTGTAATCACTCCATAGGCTACACGTGTACAGCGTCTGACAGTAAGATTTAAACAAAGTTACCTTAACTTCGCGTGTACAGCGTGCAAACCTGCGTGAGAGCATATTACCCCTGACCGATAGTGCTCTGCGTTCCCTTTCTAGGTCGACGTCGTCTTTTAGGGTATCCGTGACCCAGTgacccaaatatttaaaacttgtAACTTGTTTAAGAGGAAAACCGCCGAGAGTTATAGGCGGAATGGGGTAAGTTTTTGTACCGGATTTGAAAATCAATATTTCACTCTTTTTTACGTTATATTTGAGTCCATGAGTCACGGCGAACCTTTCACAGATGGACAACATTGTCTGGAGTGCATCGATTGAGGGGCTCAGCAGTACCATGTCGTCGGCATAGCTGATACTATTGACGCAACAGCCGTCCACCGAGCAACCCACACCGGCACTGCTGAGCTCCTCAATCAGCCCATTTACATAAGCATTGAATAGCGTGGGTGATGTGAGCCCCCCCTGCCTCACTCCACACTTCATCTTGTAAACCTGCGAATAGTCCCCTGCCCATCGCACCACGTTAGTTTGGTTATCGTACCAATATTTAAAGGTCTCTATTATTTCAGCCGGCAGACTTGTGTCGTTGCTCAGCTTCTTCCAGAGCACATTGTATGACACCAGGTCAAATGCCTTCGACAAGTCCAAAAAGACCGCGTACACTGGCGTATTCCTGTCGGTATAGTACCGCACGGTGTGCTTAAGGCATAGTATTGCTGTTTCAGTTGACAGCCCAGGTCGAAAACCGAACTGTGCGTCATGCAAAAGTATGTGTTTGCTTAAGTACGTATTAAGCACACCATCCAGCACCTTCGCCAGTATAGTAGCCAGAGAGATTGGCCTGTAGTTGGACTTGTCGGAAGCAtcgccggttttatttttaataatgggtACAACTATCGTTTTCATGAGATCGTGCGGTAGGCAGTTGTGACGAATACAAAAAGTGAACAGCATTGCAAGAACCCTGGGGAGATGAACACCCGCGTGTTGCAGATGCTCGATGCTAAGGCCGTCGTGTCCGGGTGATTTTCCTCTTTTCATATTACGAATTACCTTTGAAACTTCTGCTGGTGTTATTTTGACTGGATCACCACGCACACGACACCCAGCTCCGAACACCGGCTCACTCCCATCTGCCGCCAGAGGGTCCACTTTAAAGTGGTTCATGAAGAGGTTGGCAATATCACTGGGTTGACTAACCCCCTCCACACTCGCCGGTAAACTCACCCTTGGACTGATCTTATTAGTCGCCTTCCAGAACTGGGCGAAGTTTTTAGATTTGTGATGAGAGGCAATCATGTCCATCCTTAATtggtctttattgttttgacagtATTTAAGTTTGAGTTTGAATTCTTTCTTAGAGTGGTACATTTCATCATACAATCGACCTGATCTGGGTTTACCATACCGGCACCATTCTAGAAAACAAGATCTTGCCCTCCGGTGAGCCTCCCTCACATGTTTGTTCCAGCCAGTTACATTGCCAATCCTTCTGGGCTGTTTTCTTTCACAACTAGCAATAGAAGCATCCCGAAGTACTGTAATAACAGAATAATACaggttttcaatagttttcCTGTGATCAGAATTACTACATAAATTATCACAACATAATACTAAATCACTCGGAAAATCAATATcctttaatttacaattacaaatatctaaatattcttttatttggGATTGCTCACGCTCACCCCATATTATGCCTTTTAGCAAGTTCTCATTTAAATTGTTACTGTTAAGAGTTATATTTTTAGGTACACTTTTACTTACGTTACATATAATTTCTATAGGAAAGTGATCAGACCAGTATACGTCATAATGTATTTTAGCACCAACAATAGTTTGTCTAGCC includes the following:
- the LOC133524292 gene encoding ragulator complex protein LAMTOR4 homolog, coding for MTLKYYCRIGTFPKGKKVSSCPIHCQKFVKTIMDKIPDQIGYLVLTEDGAVLESGGELENDERVATIVTDLISLSNKVDPVAFSPSEQFKKISITYDDHWFLICMSNKKIYVVKRNISLPASEPNSVVV